From the genome of Paralichthys olivaceus isolate ysfri-2021 chromosome 4, ASM2471397v2, whole genome shotgun sequence:
tacattaacCTGAGACATTGTACTGGTAATTAAACAACTTTGGAGGCAGTGGTGATCTATTTGAAATATACTTACATTTTCTAAACTATGTTTTGCTCCGTCATTATTCTGACGTTTACCTGTATATTACAACTTACTCTTGTTTTTATGCAATAACAGATACTGTaaattttaaaagatttgtAAATAGAATGTACTAAACATAAACTGCCATGacaaaataaagattattttctttGAAAATACAATTTGACAATTTATCTGCATGTACTGTCACGTGTGAGTCTCCTTGCTTGTTCCTTGGTCTAGTCTAAAGTGTAAGTGAGGGTGCGTTCACTGTAGCCGCACCCAAAGCTGCGGaactatttattttcacaatcaGGTAATCAACACATATAAGACTAAAGTAAAGACCCGGATGTTCTCACAGGATGAGTGTCCGGAAGTTGCTTTTAttcacatcacattttatttgcattttgtatTGTGTCCTCTTTTATTAGACAGCACTTTGGTCCACTGcagttgtttttaattgtgctttataaataaactgaacttgtttctttttatcTGAATCCAAAATCCTAAACCTGCCAGTCAAGCAGAActgcattcaacatgaaaactATTGTGCTTTGTTTTGTATCGACTGTGCTCTGCAGATGATGTGGGTATTGTGACGGAGATAAAAGCCTGGATGGCATTTTCTACTTGTACAGTTGAAAGGAATAAGCTGTTTCAGTTACACAAAGCAGGATTGTAAAACCTTAGTCCCCTgactgtgaaaggaaaactctgaGTTGAAAATAGCCCCCACTTTTCTAGTTAAGACCAGATGTGAAACTGTAAAGGCTGCTGTAGTGCAGGGCCAAGAAATTATTATTCTAATCATCTCTGATTTGGAGCCATTCAACTGCAGGAAATAACTGGACAAACAGAGTTTGACTTAATCAGGGCaggtcaaaataaaagacacatgGGTGGTACGAGCGCTCACTAAGACAAACAGAATCAACGGCAATATGTATGTGCATGATTTGCCTCAGAGTTAGCatgaatatgataaataaaatacgACCCTGAAGAGACCCTTAGGGAACACTATAAAAGAGTGGCACATAATAGGAGGGGGAATCTCCaagcacaacaaacaaaaaacctgTTCGACAGATGAGATGAACCAAAGCAGAGCCACATCACTGATGTCAACACAGTTCATCAGGATtgctaaataaaaacaacatgtcaaAGAATGTGGTCGGGAACACGCTGCTCCCACAACAAACCTCGGATAAGTCGAGGAAGATATTGGgatgattattttttcattacttttacAGTGGTCCGGGGTTGACGGAGAGTTTAAACTAAAGTGGGTCAGTGCTGAAAACAGACACGAAGCTCTTTGGATTCAAAGTGAATATTCAGCTAAAGTAGAAGTTATGAAAACTGTGTCAGGATCAATCAAAGGAGTATTCTGAGGTTATGCACTGATAAAAGCTTCAGGAACAGAGACTGAATTTGGCAGTAAATCATTGTGAGAGGAACAATAACTGTCTTGTGATCAGAATTGGCAAAATCcaattcatgttttttacagtagagGGCAGTATAGGGGAAAGCAAAATGTGCCAAACCAACATGTAGTGAGtaacaacacaaaaatgaaaaccaaggAAAGACAGGGCACAGAGGAGTGTGAGTCTTGGTCTTGGATCAATAACACTTTGGTTTAACTTTCCTATCTGTTTCCTATTTATCTCCGGAACCTATGTTTTTGTAAATTCTTTTTTCAAGTTTAGCCATATTCAGCAGAGCATCAGTTCCGCTgtctctacatttaaaaaagattaacATGTGGTCACAGCAAAACCTACTGATGACCATTTATTGTATCGTTGACAATCTTGACACTGTGATGCAGTGGTTAGGACCGTCACCTCACAGCCAGAatgttcctggtttgaatcccagcttgGCTTTCTGTGCAGGTTTACATCCCCGTGTCTACGTGTGTATTCTCCAGCTTCCTTTCACAGTCCAAATATTTGACATGCACATTCAGCATGGTCTCCAGCTTTCAATCGAGCATTTAGTTATTTTAGTCACAGCTGTTATTTTGTACTCAACTTAACATGAACGAATGACAATTGATTTATATTACAAGAGATCATTGCCAACAATGACTAGTTCAAGTctgttataataatatatgttttCAGGTTTAGGCTTAAACATTTGGCTCATGTCTAGTACCTTACACATATGTTCCTGTGAGCATGGTGTATTTGTTGTCAGCTGACAAGAACTAAAAATAGTGAAATATGTATTGTTGAGAAACGTTATCTCCAAATCTGattcaaagacatttttttatctcttttgaACTGACTCACTAAAACAGCTTATTTATCTATACTGCTAATAAAGAATTTAAttacaacacattttattttgtatctgcAATTATTATTTCACATCAGATAATGAAACAAAAGATTTTAGATTTCACAAAGTAAATCATGCATAAAATCATATTCCATGAGTCAGCTATGGCTCACTATACGATCACACTTGACCACACTTGATTAGTGCAGTTATCCTCATGAGTCACATGAACTGAGTGAAATCAAATTGATAAATTGgatgattttgttgttgttgttctttgtgCATATAATAGTTGCAAATTACCAAAATAGGTCAGATCACACAGATCCAGTGCAGCTACGTCTTCTAAGCGACAACTGAATGTGATACCTTGAAGTAAATTATATACATGCAGAGTGTGAACAATGCCGTGTATATAATTTGTTGTGATCAGCGTTGGCTCAGTAGCTGATGTAGATTATTTTAATTCTCCCCGCAGAGGCAAATAGACGCTCCGAGCTGAGGTCACAGATACACTGGTACAGTGGCAGACAGAATTTCGCAGTAAAAGCGATGCTTGTATGTGAACAAATCTAAATGCAGATGGTGTCGTTATTCAGCAGCCATTACATCATGCAATCAACATTTATTACATAAGGTtggttaaagtaaaaaaaacaacaacttttaaATTGCCCCTTTAACAATAACATCTGGACTGAATTGTACTGTTGCTGCCACTGAAAACACATGATAGTTATTCCAATACTGTTGGTGAGACAGAAATTCTTAGTATTCTGTAATGGAGACAATCATGTTGATGTCACATAAATGCAGAGCAAAGGTTGAATCTAATTTGTACCTTAAGTAAAAAACTACTGTTTAAAACTTTCAACGTATCCTTGAGATTCAAATTGTCTTAAAATCTTTCTTCTTACAGTAGGTTAGTATACTCACATTAGAAAACAATGCACTTTTTACTCCACTTCATTTTCACAACAGTTATAGTTTGTAGTTATTGTTGATTAAAACCAATCATGGTGGTTCCCCGGATTCGGGAATAAGACTCTCACATTAAAGGGACCAGGGACTTTTTCACAATTCTTGCCCTCTCTTCCTATCATTTCTCTTTTAATCTTTAATAAAACCcaaatacataaatactatCCAACAgtatataacacacacaaaaagtatAATATATATCCTTAAAACCATCAGTGGGTAATTTTCATTGCTACCTTTGTTGTTTATCAACATTTTGCTGTTATATCTCAGTACTTTTAATATTAAGTTTGATTACAATGCAGTGATGCACTGTGGCAATTACATAGAATTTTTAAACAGTTTACTTATTCACAACCAGCCCATGGTCTGCATGAAGCTACTGCTAGTCTGTGATAACTATGCAAATGTTAAGGAGCAAATCAGCTTCAGAATGAAACTGGAGATCCAGGAATATCTCAAATTTTAATTAGATATTGGGGTCGTCAATGGCCTCCTACAGTGTCTGGGAAGCAAAATAACTTAATCAGCTTTCGTTCTCTGCCTGTCCAAAACCAAGATGTCTATAAAACATGTTGTACTGTGTGTCATAGTGATGGAGAACAGCTCTtcagaaagggaaagagaattTTGAAGTAGAATAACTAATAGATCTTTGTCTTAGTGGCATATTTACTAACCAGCCCAGTGTGAATAATTTCTTAAACAAATatcatttcctcttcctcttacaatattgttattaataacacaaGCTTGTCTCATTCAGTGCCGGCCATGTGATCATCGATAAGGTCGTGTGACCCCTCTTGGCCCAACAAGTGACAAATTCATTTCCAGTCCACCATCACAGGCCACTATAAATACATCACTGACTATTCAAGACTGCTGTGCAACAAACACAGACTTTATCCTGTTCGATGGCATCCAAAGTGCATTTCGTTCCCTAATGAAGACTGAAAATTGCAACACATCGAGCGAAAAAAGACATCCGCTGGTTAATTGAATCATCGCGGCTGAGCAGGTTTGAGATTAATTCCACGTAAGGAGAAGATCAAAAGCGAGCCGGTTAGGAGGATGTTGAGGGGAACGAGAGCACTGAGGCTTGTGGGATAATCCCATTAAGagctgcacattcattcatAGAGAGGATCCACAACTGTACAGTATTTTAGAGATTAGGGCTAAACAGTCAGCGATGGAGAAGGGTCACAAGCAAACCTGCGTTCTCACCATTTTACAAGATTGTATTCTGTGATTCCGTGCTCTCAGTGTAAAACCTTTTTCAATTACAATTCTGAGCAATGATCAGCCACTATGAAAGCTATTTCAGAGTTTGTGTCTGGAACAGATTGGATtacaaaaaacaagagaaacgcATGCGTCATTGCTTAATACTAATTGCCAAGGACATATTTTAATACACTGgaatacacatacacatttacattGCTTGTGTCATCGCAGGGTCTTTCAATGACGTCTTCTATGCCGCAAGCATTAGATCTAAAACTGGACTTTATTCCTCTGGATTCTACACATCTGTGGATTAACATTTCCATACCACACAATGTTTATCGAAAACACACACCGATGATTAAAGAACAGTAAAAGCCTGTAATCTAAACAAGGATTCCACAGCTATAGTAAAGTCTCTGTGAGGCTCTCTGAAGCTAAACTTATGCAAAGTGATGCTTTTGGCTGAATGCAATTCTAATAATTCAACATGCTCACCATTAGTTTTATGTGTTAGCATTATAgaccgtatataaagatgaatattGTGGTACCGAGGCCATCTTCCACATCATACTAGCACATCTTTACAATTTGCTGTCCTATAACACCGGGCACAGCAGTCATGAATTTGCTAAATGTAAACGTTAGCAACAGGCTCACCATGACAATGTTAACATGCAGTTGTTGAGCATATGTAATGTTCTTCAGCGTCTTAGTTTTGTGTGTTAGCATCATAGCTAACACACAAAAGctgtgtgtatataaagatggatgatgcatcttcacttcctccattttcctggaatgaagctaaaatatcccagatgtAGTGAGTTGGTATCAGCTGCTAATCGTGATGGTTCAacccattttttaaatcatcctgTCGGACGTgtaattttactttttagtttggtccatgccccctctgcaaacatggaggagatgggatttatgaactatactgcagccagccaccaggaggcaacAGAgatgcattggcttcacttttctggtgctgtgatgtcatgattacacagtctatggttagcATCAGCTAAttagcacaaaacacaaagtaaaactgAGTAGGCAATGTCTTTAGTTTTCGCAGataacaaacaaaagaaatggaCAAAGAAACTGAGCTTGATGCCGCTGAAGTTAAGAAATCTTCTACAATTGATCCTAACGGGATCTTAAACGTCAAGATTAATGGCAGTTCCTCTAGTTGATGTAGCAACATCTTTCCTAAGCCCACAAATGTCCATAAAATCGGTTTTGTCCTGTTTTCAtgtcaaaaacacaatattttccTTATTCTTAAAGACACACAGACCATTTTACATTCTTTTATTCCTTCAAATCTTGATTATTGCAACAGTCTTTTCATATCTTTAagccaaaaatattttgtttgacCCCAAAACCACACTCAGTGGCAGTCGCCAGCTAAGCTTTTAAGCAGATCGACAGGACGCATGATCACCTCCTGTTTCAGCTTAGTCACAATTGGCTTCCAATATGTTTTGAAATTGACTTTATGATCTGGCTGATTACGTTTAGAGTTCTAATGGCTTTTCACTCATATAAATATATGGCTCAGTATTTTATCAGTAGTTTGAGATCTGATTCAAATACCTCTACCCCAGGccagcatgttttattttcaccaaaaACTACCCaatagatttccatgaaacttgattGAAGGATGGGACATAGGCCGAGAGAGAATGCATTACATTTTGGggcagatccaaacaaaagtttttctttctttgagctGGTGACATTTTAACctttttcccagggaataagaggaagatgagtgtgtgcagtttggtgggACCTGAATTTTAAGGGACCACTTGGTcttggcagatgtatgtgtTCTTGAGAGCTATACTAGTATTGATATTTACCCTTCATGAAATGATAAACGTGCCTGACCTCGTTGATGAAAAATTGTAGAATATAAACCCTCTCGATGAGGTGATACACTAATAATCTGTCATGAGTTAccttatttaaatgtaaatataattcTTACTGCTCCACACTTTGTACACAAAAAGATGTGCAGATCCAAAATAACCttctaaaaagtgaaaaatgaaaattgcaGATGCATGTCCCCTGTCTCTGTTCTCTTCTCACCTGCCCTGATCAGACCCAACAGTATACAGAGACTCATAGATATGTACTGTGTATGTTAGTTCAACTTAAAAAATTATCTCAGTAGCACAAAACTACTTTATTTTGCCTTCGCCAagtactttgttttcatctgcgtttgtttgttagcagcatATGAAAAAAACAGTGATTTCCATGAAGTTTTGAGGAGGGATCTTCATGTACAAGGTCGGGcatatttaagggactgatatctctgagtgtgtgcaatttagcTAATGcaaataatgatttaatttaaacgtggtttcataaggggactgttggggctTGACCGAGGTATGCACTTCACTGAGTGTTGTATTTACTGCTGAATAGACTGTAGAacattaatgtatttattcagtTCTACTGAGCAGAGTAATATTGTGGTTTCGAGGTAAAAAGGATGAATCCTGCAGAGgcatacaaataaaacaaacacagagggaacATGAATCATAGTCACTCACAGAAGACGAACATTGAAAGATGTGCTTTATCATGCaagtcatatttattttaaattgtcaaGGTGATATAAACAAGAGACAGCAGAGATGAAGGCCTTCCAAAAGAACACAAACTGGTATAAACAGAGGGAAGGTTGTTCTCGCCAACGGATTAAATGTATCACAGATCTTCAGGACTAAAAGGAAAACAAGTATATTCACCATTGTCTATAAGTAACATagaaataaatgagaggaaTAAAATAACTATTCAAATAAATACTCTATACTCAAAAGAcactaaataaaacatctggaaataacaatacaaaatatttattgACAGCATTAGTCAAATGGGGCATTTTCATTACGCTGGTCTATTTACAGAGAAGCGGATGGCTGTGTGGTCGTGTGTGCATGTTCACATGCAAGTCCGTcggtttacgtgtgtgtgtggtctcatTCCACCGAGCAGAAATTATCCAGACTGTTCTCTCGGGTCTTGGGGAGCTCATTGTGTTCCAGTAGTCGGTACTGGAAGGAAACTCGATTGATGTAGTTCCCACTGGACACCAGCCTCAACACTGAGTTATCACAACCAATCTTCATCTGGGCTGAGggccaaagagaaaaacagatattttacaaaggaacacacacagaacattttgttctgtAGCCAGACCTGCTTAGCCTCAATATCAGGTGTGTATAAAGTAAAGGACGAACCTTTTTCATctatttttaattcattttgtttcgataatctttaaagaaaaaatttaCAGTATAGCATATTGCAATTGCAAGTGCTCATTCATTCGAAGATAATAAATGATTCTTTCATGGGCATAGTGTACAATCACTCACATAAATATAGATGGACATttattagtgtttacttttgtAACTTTAAAATCAggttgttaaatatattttgtatgtatggtgatttatatatatgaatgtataaCAATTTGGTGCTCTACCAATAAAACTGTACtgaaatttattttattaattcacCATTAAGGATCTTCCCATTAATTTTAAATACTGATCTCCTGCATAATCTCTACATAATTGGAAAATATGCTGTATGCAATATATTCTGAGCTGGGTCTTTCAGTTGCAacacttctgattataaaaagtGTTTCGTAATTTGTGCAGCTACAATTcagttcaaatatttttttcagtaaaCATGGTGCAATGTGTTTCAAACATTACATATTAAAAATAGTTGTAGGGCAAAGCAAGAAGTCggttttacaatttaaaacctTCTGAAGGAAACCTGTAATTATAAAAAAACCCACTGGAGGCAAACTGGAGCGTCTGAGACTCACCGAGCCCATTGAGGGAGAAACAGAGGTCAGCTACAGGGAACATCTTGGAGGTGTCCACCCCATTCCCTCCCAGCAGCTCCACATAGTCACCTGACCCTGAACAGCCCGACCACACCTGCCTCtgtacaacacaaacaacagtgtCTTCAGTTGCTGAAGTGAAGGTAACGCAACTCATCATTTACTTACTATATTACAACAAACGCATTTTCTTGTATCTTGTCTCTTGTCTGCCACAAGATTGCAAAAGTAACAAGCAAACTGTGAATGGAGATCGTCAGGTCTCACTGTGTGGTTAGAAATATAACCAGCATTGCATAAGCCAGTCCCCTGCCCATAGCACAGCCTGGAGAATGCTCTGGCTGCAAATATTATGATCCTGCTAGAGTGGAAAAAATGATTCGGCTTGTTAGTGTTTCTTTAAACCAATCACGGTTGTCTTGGATGGCTCTGAGCCCAGTATATAATGACCCAGTGAAATAGAGTTGAGGGGAACTCTCTGTGAAACATTTGCGCTCTGGGAGACGATCACTGTCACTAAAAGAATATTTACCCTCAGAATTCAGTCCTATCTCCTTAAATTAAAAGTATTCTCCTTGTTCATTACTTACTTTTGACAGATTACATGATCACAAGCAGCTGTATTCGCTTAATACAAAACATCTTTGAAAATGTACTACTTGACGGAACACTTACAACTTTCCTCTACATGTGAAAAGGATGTTGTGTTTGGCCGAGTAAATGCAGAACTGACAGTTAATCATAATGCCAGAAGTCTGGCAGCCAAATGTCGGACCAGCTGCTAACATCTTCAGGAGCCTTTTCATTCTACTGCCTGTTAACAACATGATTTACACagtttctgtcttcctctgagCTCTGGGATTCTGGTTGTGTTTTCCTGAAAGTATGTGTTACACTTCTATACTTTTATTGTTTATATGATTCTGTATATCTGTTACATCACATGttggcagataaaaaaaaaaaaaagttccatgAGTTATAGTGGTTTTAGTTGGAGCTGCAATAGCAGATATTGTGGCTGTAATCGAGACTGTAAAAGGATTTAATATCCTCTGTAGCTTTTTATATTCTGGTTTGGCCATTATACATCAGAAACTGGCCAACATCTTTATTGAATGTTCAATATAAAGGGTTAATACACTCAATTGTGAATGTTTGATGCTAAGTTTTGCAGTAGATTATTGAAGCTCCTACACCCCTGTCCCACACagcctaataataataataataataccaatTTTTTTATTGCCTTGATCAGAAATTCTAccacaacattttaatattttactagTTTCAGCAGAATACCAGTGAGCAAACTTTTTGCCATACAGAACATTGATTTTGGACGACCCTCCGGAACCTTGGATTTTTCTCAGTGATAATATTTTCCAAAGATTCACTGCCAAGGTTTTTTAGTTCACTTTTGTTATGACATCCACATGTGGCCAATTGAATATGGATAAGGTCAGGGAACATGAAACTACAATAGGTTAAAGGAAAAGTCTTTTTGCTCATTCACTTTCATGGAAAGAGTAGAATAGGATGAGAGACACGACTCTCATATCTGAACATGAACATTAAACATGTACTGTAATGCTGGAGCTGGAAAcaagttagcttagcattaagactggaAACTAGAGGTAGTAACTCTTAAACTTTTAAAGTTCAAGTTCAATTTAAACAAGATTTGATTGAACAACAACATGTTGAttagatgtttgtgtgttgctagtttgattattttttaaaaatttatGAATAGGTTAACCTACAAATCTCACagtgataaaatatttaaatatcaactGTACTTTCATGAAAACCATTAGGAAAAATGTATAGATTCTAAAATCTTTAAATCATAAACTGAGTGAATACATGACGCTAACTTCACAGAAACCTAAAACTATTTGTTGTAGCTTCTGAACCCTTGATGATATGATGAAGATGTTCCAGATGATCACACTGAGCACCAGACTGAAGTGGACTGCCAAACAATTGGGATGTACGGACACAGAGGTCTGTGACCGGGTTATTATAGAACCAATGTTTCCCCTCTGATTTATTGCTGGAAGATTTGCTCAAGCTAAGGAAAATGAGATTAATTTTTAATGGTAATGTGGCTGCTTCATTGACAAACCACAGATAAATCATTTTCCAATATCAGTGGCTTTACTGAGAACATCACTATCTGATAACAATGGTCTGCTGTGACAGTGGCAGCACAACAGTTAAACCACAGACCACAGACTCTTTCAAGTAGTATGAAAGGCCTTCTGTCTTCTGAGCATCCtaaatgtaattaattaaaGAAGGATTCCACAAGAGGACTAAAAGAGGACAGTGAGTTTATTTTCCAAGAAAAACAAGGATGGTTGTCtgttcatctgtctctctgtctgtctgtctgtctccctgtctgtctgtccatccgttcttctcacctgtctcacctgcGGGCTGAGCTCATTGCTTTTGGCCTGCCCCAGGCCGATTTCTGTCAGTCGGATCTCCACGGGGTAGATGATGGAGAAGCTGCAGTTCCTGCGTTGGTGTGGCATCACCATGGTGAAGCTTCCCTCTGGACTCTGAGACATGATGTTGCaggctttacacacacacacacacacacacacacacacacacacacacacacacacacacacacacacacacacacacacacacacacaagcagaggtTTCAAATGAACAGTTCCCCATCACTAGAGAAACTCATTATTGACACCTCATGTCACAAATTGGATATAATCAAGGCTGACTGCAGGGAGGGGACACAATTAGGGACGAGCATGGAAATCCAATCGCTGTTCTGATGACAaagatgagaaaataatgaaatttgAATAGATAACAGTATGGTAGACTAGACAGGCACCAACAGGAGTCGGAACACTTTACTCCTGCCGGCCTGTTGTTCATTTAGAGACGTGTTCATGGTAAATGAGCCTTGGCTATCAGCGCTGAGAGGAGAATGTTGGAACAGATATCACGGAGCACTATCTGTTTGGCAAGAGCAACGTGTGAATGACGCTCGACTGTTGTGCAAGTGTATTGCGTTTCCATTTTTATGATGGTATCCCATTATTTACAAAGGAACAgaagaaataaagtaaataaaatctgGTTTAAATAAAGGCCCCTCATCACTACAGCATTACAGcaatttcaaaacaaactgtcCCACAGGGAGCATAAACCTTAAGCGACTCATTATTGGCTAAGCGGGGTCTACAAAAGTTCAGAGACAGaatttatgatatatatatatatatatatatatatatatcacataactggacacacacacataaaaactcTGTTTTACGGCCAGTCTTTTTCAATTGGAGTGACATAGCACTGCTTGCTGTGAGATAAAATAAAGGGACAATACTGTGGATAGATGCAGTTATTAGAGGGTCAAGATATGAATAAAGCCAAAAATACCTCACGCTGCTCTGCTACAGATAATCCAGTCaaccctccctctctgtgtgtcagtgctctTTCTCAGTCCGTCTGTGCCTCGCAGCCAGATTGTGATTGTTATGTTATGTTGCCTGACACAGTGTTAACGCTGTGTTTGTCAAGCAGCTGGAAAACAGGTGCACCCCTCTCATTCAATCTCTTCCTGTTGCTCTCGGCCTTGATTAATGCTCAACCAGGCGCAAATGTCCAGGaagaacacacatgcatgcacaaaagtGAGTAGCACCGGTCCATCCCTCCACCTCAAAGCACAAGCAACGCAAATCTGATTTGGATGCATGTCCTTGGTGCTTGTTTATActtttttatcatcatttttTGTGCAATTTCTCTTTCAGGGAATTGGtatctgttttctttcctctgaaaGTTTCACACCATAAATTGGTCTCATATGTGTGCGGCAAGACTCACGAAAGGGGTTGTGCAGCTTTTTCACAGCGAGGGTGAAGCCGCTGTCGGCGCTTTGGATGCGGAAAAAGATCATGGCGACGTTCTGAGAGGAGCGGCTGGAGCCTCCTGATGACGGAGAGGAGCAGTAGTCTGTGTAGCGCTGGTGCATGGGGAGCTGGTGGTCCTGACTGCTGGGGAACTTCTCTCCCTTCAGGACCCAGCCGTCGAACATCTGGGGgaggaaatgtttttgtgatCACTGGCGATTCTACGGACAACATTGGTTTAGAGGTGAAAATATGAAGTTTAGGTGTATATCTGTGTTTACCTGGACCTTGAGAAAAGACCTTGAATCAAGACGGATTTAAACAACTTGGAAaaattgcctttttttaaatttttagtTTCTGTTTACAACAAGTAGTGCGTGAACATGGGAGCAGATATATATTTCATGGTAGATAAATAAATGGTTTCCTATCaaatacaggaaaaaatatACTATAAAAGGTATTTTGTATCCATTTCTCAGTTTACCAACATGCCAGCCTCTGAAAccaattttattttaagtttgattCAAGCATCCGCTGATGTTTAAAGATtgtgaaattattttcattttttcattaagTGGGGCTTTTCTACGGCTGTCAGTCTAATTGAATTCAAAATCACCTCACAGATGC
Proteins encoded in this window:
- the LOC109637030 gene encoding corticotropin-releasing factor-binding protein-like isoform X1 translates to MSLDVRAPLLLFLISLSSRLGLSRHIEDMEASDGLYSLLSLDQKRDSEDFIFRRPLRCLDMLATDGYFSFVASRPQLACAAFIIAEPSEVISLELFDINIDCSAGDFIKMFDGWVLKGEKFPSSQDHQLPMHQRYTDYCSSPSSGGSSRSSQNVAMIFFRIQSADSGFTLAVKKLHNPFPCNIMSQSPEGSFTMVMPHQRRNCSFSIIYPVEIRLTEIGLGQAKSNELSPQVRQRQVWSGCSGSGDYVELLGGNGVDTSKMFPVADLCFSLNGLAQMKIGCDNSVLRLVSSGNYINRVSFQYRLLEHNELPKTRENSLDNFCSVE
- the LOC109637030 gene encoding corticotropin-releasing factor-binding protein-like isoform X2, with the protein product MSLDVRAPLLLFLISLSSRLGLSRHIEDMEASDGLYSLLSLDQKRDSEDFIFRRPLRCLDMLATDGYFSFVASRPQLACAAFIIAEPSEVISLELFDINIDCSAGDFIKMFDGWVLKGEKFPSSQDHQLPMHQRYTDYCSSPSSGGSSRSSQNVAMIFFRIQSADSGFTLAVKKLHNPFPCNIMSQSPEGSFTMVMPHQRRNCSFSIIYPVEIRLTEIGLGQAKSNELSPQRQVWSGCSGSGDYVELLGGNGVDTSKMFPVADLCFSLNGLAQMKIGCDNSVLRLVSSGNYINRVSFQYRLLEHNELPKTRENSLDNFCSVE